Within the Salinibacterium sp. TMP30 genome, the region CGCTCAACCGAATCGCTTTCGCAGATTGGTGGTCAGGGTGTCTTCGCGAACGCGCTTCGCGATTCTCTGCTGGCCGGTGAGTGCGACGTTGTGGTGCACTCCCTCAAAGACCTGCCTACGGCCGACATCCCCGGCCTCACGATTGCTGCTGTGCCGAAGCGTGCCGATGAGCGCGACGTGGTGTGTGCGCGCGACGAACTCACCCTCGAAACGCTTCCCGCTGGCTCGCGTGTGGGCACTGGTTCGCCTCGTCGTCAAGCACAGCTGCGTTCGCGCTACCCCGACCTTGAGGTTGTCGATCTGCGCGGCAACATCGATTCGCGCCTCGACAAAGTCACCGACGGACACCTCGATGCCGTCATCCTGGCCGCCGCGGGTCTTGCCCGTGCCGCCCGTGCCGCCGCGATCACCGAATACCTCGGCATTGCTGGCTGGCCCACGGCACCCGGTCAGGGTGCCCTCGCGATTGAGGTGCGCACGGGCGAAGAGAAGCTCGCCGCAGTGCTCGACCACAAGCCGAGCCGCACCAAGACTGATGCGGAACGTTACGTTCTCGCCTTTCTGGACGCCGGATGCTCAGCTCCCCTCGGAGCCCACGCGGTCATCGATGACGGTCTCCTGTTCTTAGATGCGCGGGTCTACGCCCTCGACGGCTCCCGGTACCTCACCAGCTCCCACGCGCTGTACGTCAACGATGTTGATGACCCGGCGCGTGAGGCAGCACAGCGGGTCGCCGACGAACTGCTGGCACAGGGCGCAGGGGCTTTGACGGGGGCTCGAGCGTGATCATCCGCCCCCGCCGTTTGCGGTCGACCCCGGCAATGCGTCGCCTTGTCGCCGAAAACCGCACCCACCCCAGCCAACTTATTTTGCCGATGTTTGTGCGCGAAGGGTTGAGCGAACCGGTACCGATTAGCTCGATGCCGGGCGTTCAGCAGCACTCGCTCGATTCGATGAGGCGGGCTATCGTGCGGGCCGCCGAGTTGGGGGTCGGTGGGGTGATGCTGTTTGGTGTTCCTGAGAACAAGGATGCCGAAGGTTCCGGCGCGATTGACCCCAACGGAATTCTGAATGTCGCCACCCGCGCGGCTGTCGCTGAGGCCGGAGATGCCCTCGTGGTGCAGACCGATCTTTGCCTCGACGAATTCACCGATCATGGTCACTGCGGAGTGCTGCGCGAGCGCACCCACCCCGTGACGGGCGCGACCGAGCTGATCGTCGACAACGACGCGTCGCTTGAGCGCTACCGGGAAATGGGTGTCGCTCAGGCCGAAGCTGGCTCCCAGTTGCTGGGTCTCAGCGGGATGATGGATGGGCAAGTCGCCGCCGTGCGTGATGCCCTCGACAGCGCCGGCCACACCGACACCCCCTTACTCGGTTACGCCGCGAAGTATGCCTCCGCGTTCTATGGACCCTTCCGCGAAGCAGTGCAGTCCTCGCTTGAGGGCGACCGTCGCGCTTACCAACAGAATCCCGCCAACCGGCGTGAAGGCATCCGCGAAGTCGAACTCGACATCGACGAGGGCGCCGATATCGTGATGGTCAAACCCGCCATGAGCTTCCTCGATGTGCTCGCCGACGCTGCCGCAGTGAGCAGCGTGCCGGTGTGGGCTTACCAAGTCTCCGGCGAATACGCGATGATCGAAGCCGCCGCAGCGCACGGCTGGATTGACCGCCGCCGGGCCATCGAAGAATCGGTGCTCAGCATCCAGAGGGCAGGCGCCGAAGCGGTGCTCACCTACTACGCAACAGAACTCGCAGAATGGCTACACCGATGAGCAACACCTCCAGCACACCCGCCGACTCCGGCACTGCGACGCCAGCCGCTGCGCCAGCCGCTGCGCCAGCCGCTGCGCCAGCGGCCGCCACCAACCAGCAGTCGTTCGATCGCGCTCGCGGAGTGCTGCCCGGCGGAGTCAATTCACCCGTGCGTGCGTTCGGCTCCGTCGGCGGAACACCCCGCTTTTTCGTCAAGGCCTCTGGTTCGTATGTCACGGATGTCGAGGGCCGCTCGTACATTGACCTCGTCAACTCCTGGGGCCCCGCCATTCTGGGCCACGCTCACCCTGAAGTGATTGACGCTGTTCAGCAGGCGGCGGCGCGCGGGCTCGGCTTTGGAGCATCCACTCCCGCCGAAACCGAACTCGCCGAACTTGTGCGTGCGCGCATCAGCGTCGGCGGCGTCAGCCCCATCGAACGTTTGCGTCTCGTCTCGACCGGCACCGAAGCAACCATGACGGCCATCCGTTTAGCCCGCGGAGCTACCGGCCGCCGACTGCTCGTGAAGTTCGCCGGCCACTACCACGGTCACTCCGACGGGCTACTCGCCGAAGCGGGTTCGGGCCTCGCAACACTCTCGATGCCCGGCTCGGCTGGCGTCACCGCCGAGACCGCAGCCCAAACTCTCGTTATCGAATACAACAACGTTGCCGCCCTTGAACAGGTCTTCGCCGAACACGGTCACGACATCGCTGGCATCATCTTCGAGGCTGCCGCCGCCAACATGGGCGTCCTGGCTCCCCAGCCCGGCTTCAACGAAACCATTGTGCGCATTGCCCACGAGCACGGTGCCCTCGCCATCAGCGACGAAGTTCTCACCGGCTTCCGGGTTGACCCCGCCGGCTACTGGGGCTTGGATGCTCGCGCCAACGCAGGCGGCCCACGCTGGGTTCCCGACCTCTTCACCTTTGGCAAAGTCATCGGTGGCGGATTGCCATTGGCCGCATTGGGCGGTTCGGCTCGCATCATGGAGTTATTGGCTCCGCTCGGCCCGGTTTACCAAGCGGGCACCCTGAGTGGAAACCCCGTCGCCGTCGCCGCGGGCCTTGCTACGCTGCGGCTCGCCGACGACGCCGTGTACTCCCGGCTCAACCAGGTTGCCGAAACTCTTTCCGCAGAAACGTCTGCTGCACTCAGCGCTGAAGGCGTTGAGCATGTTGTGCAGCACGCGGGCAACCTGTTCTCGTTCGTATTCAGCGCGACCGAACCGCTCAACTTCGCCGATGTGAAGGCGCAGCAGGGCTATCGCTATGCACCGTTCTTCCACTCAATGCTCGACTCTGGGGTGTCTCTGCCTCCGAGTGTGTTCGAGGCATGGTTTGTCTCGGCAGCTCACGACGATGGCGTGGTCTCGAAGGTTGTGGAAGCACTGCCTGCGGCGGCAAAGGCTGCTGCTGCGGCATCCGCCCCTCATTAGTCGAACGGACAGCACGGCAACTGGGCACTCTGAGTGAGTTCTGACTGCAGCCCTATGCCAAACTGAGAATATGCCGCACAATGGCTACTTGCGGTAGCAGTGAAACCTGAGCGCGGGCTGCAGCGATCGCGAGTATGTTGGAAGAAACATCCGGCAACAAGAAACGGAGTTCGCCATGAAGGGCAAGATCCTCCTAGTAGTAGGAATCGGCATCGGCTACGTGCTGGGCACTCGCGCTGGTCGCGAAAAGTACGAAAAGATCAAAGCGACGGCGAAGAAAATGTGGAACGATCCCCGCATTTCAGAACAGCGCCACAACGCTGAAGACTTTGTGAAAGACAAGGCGCCGGAGGTTGCAGAATTTCTCGCAGATGGCGCCAAGAAGGTCGTAAAGCAGGTCTCCCACAGCAAGAGCACCAGCAAGAGTCCGTCGACTAAGTCGACAACAACGACCGCTGCTGCAAAGAAGCCTGCCGCCAAGAAGTCTTCGTCAACAGCATCCTCGACGAAGTCCACTAACTCAAAGTAGGGCTGCCATGCACGGTGAATCACCGAAAACAGACCCCCAGCGCGAACCAAAGCGCTCACTAGCGGCACTCATCGCCGACGTGCCTCGCCTACTTGGTGAGCTGGTTCGCGGCGAGATCGAGTCGCTCAAGACCGAAATCGTCGGCAAGCTTAAGAACGCAGGAATCGGGATCGGGCTGTTTGTCGGAGCCGCCTTCGTTGCGCTCTTCGCTCTCATGGTGCTGATTGCCGCAGCGATTCTCGGACTCGCCGAAGTGCTGCCCGCTTGGGCCGCTGCGCTCATCGTCGCGGGAGTGCTGCTGATCATCACGGCTGTGTTGGTGATGATCGGGGTGAACCTCGTCAAAAAGGGCACACCGCCGGCACCGACCGAAACCATTACAAGTATCAAGAACGACGTTCGTGCCATCAAAGGCACACGCAAGCGGAGGTCATGATGTCTGAAAACAACGAGAAGATCGAGCAGGCTCGCGCCGAACTCGAACACACCCTCAACGCGATCGAAGACAAGTTCAATGTTGGCAAGCGCGTCAACGAAGTCACTGCCCGCGCACGCAGCTCCTACGAGAGCAACCCCCTGCCCTGGATTATTGGGGCAGCTGCTGCAGCGGTGTCTGTGGTCGCGGTGGTTGCGTGGGCGATCTTAAGCGATGACGACTAGCTCGATTAGCGTCTAA harbors:
- the hemC gene encoding hydroxymethylbilane synthase → MTVVRIGTRGSTLAMAQTTTVARALENKTGVETEIIPISTQGDRSTESLSQIGGQGVFANALRDSLLAGECDVVVHSLKDLPTADIPGLTIAAVPKRADERDVVCARDELTLETLPAGSRVGTGSPRRQAQLRSRYPDLEVVDLRGNIDSRLDKVTDGHLDAVILAAAGLARAARAAAITEYLGIAGWPTAPGQGALAIEVRTGEEKLAAVLDHKPSRTKTDAERYVLAFLDAGCSAPLGAHAVIDDGLLFLDARVYALDGSRYLTSSHALYVNDVDDPAREAAQRVADELLAQGAGALTGARA
- the hemB gene encoding porphobilinogen synthase; this encodes MIIRPRRLRSTPAMRRLVAENRTHPSQLILPMFVREGLSEPVPISSMPGVQQHSLDSMRRAIVRAAELGVGGVMLFGVPENKDAEGSGAIDPNGILNVATRAAVAEAGDALVVQTDLCLDEFTDHGHCGVLRERTHPVTGATELIVDNDASLERYREMGVAQAEAGSQLLGLSGMMDGQVAAVRDALDSAGHTDTPLLGYAAKYASAFYGPFREAVQSSLEGDRRAYQQNPANRREGIREVELDIDEGADIVMVKPAMSFLDVLADAAAVSSVPVWAYQVSGEYAMIEAAAAHGWIDRRRAIEESVLSIQRAGAEAVLTYYATELAEWLHR
- a CDS encoding glutamate-1-semialdehyde 2,1-aminomutase, whose amino-acid sequence is MSNTSSTPADSGTATPAAAPAAAPAAAPAAATNQQSFDRARGVLPGGVNSPVRAFGSVGGTPRFFVKASGSYVTDVEGRSYIDLVNSWGPAILGHAHPEVIDAVQQAAARGLGFGASTPAETELAELVRARISVGGVSPIERLRLVSTGTEATMTAIRLARGATGRRLLVKFAGHYHGHSDGLLAEAGSGLATLSMPGSAGVTAETAAQTLVIEYNNVAALEQVFAEHGHDIAGIIFEAAAANMGVLAPQPGFNETIVRIAHEHGALAISDEVLTGFRVDPAGYWGLDARANAGGPRWVPDLFTFGKVIGGGLPLAALGGSARIMELLAPLGPVYQAGTLSGNPVAVAAGLATLRLADDAVYSRLNQVAETLSAETSAALSAEGVEHVVQHAGNLFSFVFSATEPLNFADVKAQQGYRYAPFFHSMLDSGVSLPPSVFEAWFVSAAHDDGVVSKVVEALPAAAKAAAAASAPH
- a CDS encoding YtxH domain-containing protein gives rise to the protein MKGKILLVVGIGIGYVLGTRAGREKYEKIKATAKKMWNDPRISEQRHNAEDFVKDKAPEVAEFLADGAKKVVKQVSHSKSTSKSPSTKSTTTTAAAKKPAAKKSSSTASSTKSTNSK
- a CDS encoding phage holin family protein — protein: MHGESPKTDPQREPKRSLAALIADVPRLLGELVRGEIESLKTEIVGKLKNAGIGIGLFVGAAFVALFALMVLIAAAILGLAEVLPAWAAALIVAGVLLIITAVLVMIGVNLVKKGTPPAPTETITSIKNDVRAIKGTRKRRS
- a CDS encoding DUF3618 domain-containing protein; this encodes MSENNEKIEQARAELEHTLNAIEDKFNVGKRVNEVTARARSSYESNPLPWIIGAAAAAVSVVAVVAWAILSDDD